The genomic segment AAAAATAATTTGAAAAATTTTATCGCGGTGGCGGTCTAAAAAATCACAGAAAGGGGAATTGGCTAATGCCAATTCAGGGCACAGGACTGCACGCAGAGGGTGCCGGCGATGGTGGTGATGATGGTGGCGATGATCTGGAGCAGCTGCTTCCAGGATGAAGGGGATAGTTTCATTTTTAAAAAGGATTTTTTAGTTAAACATATTATTTTTTTATTATCCGGATAGTCTCTTTGACTTGTTCGGGTTATCTCAACGGGGCGTTGAGATTATTCGAACAATTTGTTCGGGTTATCTCGATACCCCCTAAGGGGTTATCTCGATCGTTCGTTCGAGTTATCTGAACGAGGCGTTCGAATTATCTCGATGGGGCGAAACCTGAGTCCCTTGTGGGGCTTGATTTCGTTTGCAAAGGTACTACATTTGGAAAGGGTCTTGTCCCTTTCTGTCCGCTTTACAAACCTAAATCTTTAAATTATTTATTAATATTTTCTTCTACGTTTCTTCGGCGCGAAGAAAGTAGCAAAGAAGCATTCCCCCATCCAAGGCCTTCCCCCAAGGGAAGGATGCAAACGGGAGTCGCGGACGACCGACGACTCCCGTGCCTTTTTGGTATCGCGGGACACGCGATATTCTTTCCTACATCCCTGCTCTCGCCATCCCTTGGAAAGGGACTCACAGGACACGCGATATTCTTTCCTACATCCCTGCTTGCGCCGTCCCTTGGAAAGGGACTCACAGGTCCGCGATGAATCGTTTTTATCGGCTGGCGCGGTGGGTAATCCGTTAAATCCGATAGATCCGTGGTCGTTTTGTTAGATAGAGTCGCTGTGTTATCGGGGATGTCGATGCAGTAGTCCTCAGAGATGTAGTGGACGGCGGGAGGGGGAAGTTTACGGGCGAAGGGACTGACGCCCATGGCCGTGAGGATGGGACGACGGGTGGCGAGGTAACGGCGGAAGGTGCGGGGGGGAGACCCCGGCTAGCTTGGCTAGCTCACTTTTGTACATTGCTTTCATTTTTCTTTTTATTTTTGAACACGGATTACTCGGATTGTACGGATTATTATTTTCAGTTTATCCGTTTCATCTGTTAGATCCGTGTTCGTTTATTAATTGACCACGGATGGTTCGGATTAAACTGATTCTTTCAAATGTATAAATACATTTGTGTAATGAGTGTAATGAGAAATGGGAAATTGCGTTATGGAAATGCATTTGGATGGAGGTGAATATATTTCTTAGAAGGGAAGGTCTAATTCTTCGCTACATTCGTTACACTGGTCGGAGGCGGAGAGCATGTCGGAGATGACGCGCTGCGACTCGTTGGTGTCCATCTCGAAGAGCTTGTAGTAGCAGCCCTTGCTGTTGCGCTCGGAGTGGAAACCGATGGCTTTCATGACCAGGGAGACGCGACGCGAGGTGATGGGCTGACGACCGTAGGAGATCATCTGGGCGATGGTGGCTGCGTTGAGGCGCTTGAAGGGCTCGCCGGGCTTGGGCTGGCGGAAGCGACAGCGGATCAGCTGTTCTTCGTCGGACACAATGCGGAAATACTCGTTCTGCTGCTTCATGCGCTCTTCTTCATGCTTGTTGAACCAGTAGCTGAAGCCGTCGTAATACTCGTCGCGCAACTGGGCATAGAGCTGC from the Prevotella sp. E15-22 genome contains:
- a CDS encoding smalltalk protein gives rise to the protein MKLSPSSWKQLLQIIATIITTIAGTLCVQSCALNWH
- a CDS encoding VapE domain-containing protein, translating into MASLCATGNQERFLTDDTGNRRWLCFRVNNIDNPRAWDLDYEQLYAQLRDEYYDGFSYWFNKHEEERMKQQNEYFRIVSDEEQLIRCRFRQPKPGEPFKRLNAATIAQMISYGRQPITSRRVSLVMKAIGFHSERNSKGCYYKLFEMDTNESQRVISDMLSASDQCNECSEELDLPF